One Dreissena polymorpha isolate Duluth1 chromosome 9, UMN_Dpol_1.0, whole genome shotgun sequence genomic window carries:
- the LOC127845212 gene encoding GTPase IMAP family member 9-like isoform X3, whose translation MATGQQQDGEEWLAYQTGEDQCVYLWKTDITMLLVGQTGHGKSATGNSILGRNEFVSKRSPGSVTDAIKRAVALRNGRRIEIVDSPGFADTSRGKEFVRNSLLQAVYQTLPGFNAIVFVMYPDRFTDELVRTVNLFFEFFGEGVGTFAFILFTHTKSKASMHEYIRFADENPTENVKVLLDLIERCGSKVMYIDNDERKENKQVMVDEIIRTIDKNKELQGQEYFTNAMFKEITNFADRYIVENTQVKPRMSKNENDMVEMRNTFFLDEHISEKDNTNKIVSESAQRVSRLKERFELAKTEQEMLKIQRFERPSVKRGVSVQDLKKQFDVSLMEPNSTRIQFDSASAHQFENIWQQGHVQQYTFGRGRQHYRDSQRMHISGNKTKHTLQNKFKGEFYENLNKKIHDGVRHSYANRQSTKALDVEEVEDNFKSDELESNFTGGFDPNLHTKLQDGIQHAYIEPQSAMASDIETEDFIDNQVPGRKYDTFKDKIINDKGFFERAFGVFGHWLNNCFQTLKNLF comes from the exons ATGGCGACAGGACAGCAACag GACGGCGAGGAATGGCTTGCATACCAAACAGGCG AAGATCAATGCGTATATTTATGGAAGACAGACATCACAATGCTGTTGGTCGGGCAGACTGGACATGGAAAGAGTGCCACCGGAAACAGCATCTTGGGAAGAAACGAATTTGTATCTAAACGCTCACCGGGGTCCGTGACAGATGCCATAAAACGAGCG GTCGCGTTAAGAAATGGGCGTCGAATTGAAATCGTAGATAGCCCTGGCTTTGCTGATACATCAAGAGGAAAAGAGTTTGTACGGAATAGCCTTCTGCAGGCTGTCTACCAAACGCTTCCTGGCTTTAACGCAATTGTATTTGTCATGTATCCAGATAGGTTTACTGATGAACTGGTTAGAACCGTTAATCTGTTCTTTGAGTTCTTTGGCGAAGGTGTTGGGACATTTGCATTCATTCTTTTCACACACACGAAATCAAAGGCCAGCATGCATGAATATATACGTTTCGCTGATGAAAACCCAACGGAAAACGTGAAAGTCCTTCTGGATTTAATAGAGAGGTGTGGAAGCAAGGTTATGTACATCGACAACGACGAAAGGAAGGAAAATAAGCAAGTCATGGTTGATGAAATTATTCGCACTATTGACAAGAACAAAGAGTTGCAAGGACAAGAATATTTCACCAATGCCATGTTCAAAGAAATAACAAATTTTGCAGACAGGTACATTGTAGAGAATACTCAAGTGAAACCACGTATgagtaaaaatgaaaatgacatgGTCGAAAtgagaaatacattttttttagatGAACACATATCCGAGAAGGACAATACAAACAAGATAGTTTCGGAGAGCGCACAGAGGGTTTCAAGATTAAAAGAACGATTTGAGTTGGCAAAAACTGAACAAGAAATGTTAAAAATACAACGATTTGAACGACCGAGTGTAAAGCGTGGGGTAAGTGTTCAGGACCTGAAAAAACAATTCGATGTTTCTTTGATGGAACCAAACAGTACACGCATTCAATTTGATAGCGCCAGTGCACatcaatttgaaaatatatgGCAACAAGGACATGTACAACAATATACATTCGGTCGAGGAAGACAACATTATAGAGATTCTCAAAGGATGCATATTTCTGGAAATAAAACTAAACATACacttcaaaataaatttaaaggggagttttatgaaaatcttaataaaaaaatacacgacGGTGTGCGGCATTCTTATGCTAATCGGCAGTCTACGAAAGCTCTTGACGTTGAAGAGGTTGAAGACAATTTTAAATCTGATGAGCTTGAAAGTAACTTTACTGGTGGGTTTGATCCAAATCTGCATACGAAACTACAAGACGGTATTCAACATGCATATATCGAACCGCAATCTGCTATGGCAAGTGACATAGAAACGGAAGACTTTATTGACAATCAAGTACCCGGCAGAAAATACGACACATTTAAGGACAAGATCATCAACGATAAAGGCTTCTTCGAACGTGCTTTTGGCGTTTTTGGACATTGGTTGAACAACTGCtttcaaacattaaaaaactTGTTTTGA
- the LOC127845212 gene encoding GTPase IMAP family member 9-like isoform X4, translating to MATGQQQDGEEWLAYQTGDITMLLVGQTGHGKSATGNSILGRNEFVSKRSPGSVTDAIKRAVALRNGRRIEIVDSPGFADTSRGKEFVRNSLLQAVYQTLPGFNAIVFVMYPDRFTDELVRTVNLFFEFFGEGVGTFAFILFTHTKSKASMHEYIRFADENPTENVKVLLDLIERCGSKVMYIDNDERKENKQVMVDEIIRTIDKNKELQGQEYFTNAMFKEITNFADRYIVENTQVKPRMSKNENDMVEMRNTFFLDEHISEKDNTNKIVSESAQRVSRLKERFELAKTEQEMLKIQRFERPSVKRGVSVQDLKKQFDVSLMEPNSTRIQFDSASAHQFENIWQQGHVQQYTFGRGRQHYRDSQRMHISGNKTKHTLQNKFKGEFYENLNKKIHDGVRHSYANRQSTKALDVEEVEDNFKSDELESNFTGGFDPNLHTKLQDGIQHAYIEPQSAMASDIETEDFIDNQVPGRKYDTFKDKIINDKGFFERAFGVFGHWLNNCFQTLKNLF from the exons ATGGCGACAGGACAGCAACag GACGGCGAGGAATGGCTTGCATACCAAACAGGCG ACATCACAATGCTGTTGGTCGGGCAGACTGGACATGGAAAGAGTGCCACCGGAAACAGCATCTTGGGAAGAAACGAATTTGTATCTAAACGCTCACCGGGGTCCGTGACAGATGCCATAAAACGAGCG GTCGCGTTAAGAAATGGGCGTCGAATTGAAATCGTAGATAGCCCTGGCTTTGCTGATACATCAAGAGGAAAAGAGTTTGTACGGAATAGCCTTCTGCAGGCTGTCTACCAAACGCTTCCTGGCTTTAACGCAATTGTATTTGTCATGTATCCAGATAGGTTTACTGATGAACTGGTTAGAACCGTTAATCTGTTCTTTGAGTTCTTTGGCGAAGGTGTTGGGACATTTGCATTCATTCTTTTCACACACACGAAATCAAAGGCCAGCATGCATGAATATATACGTTTCGCTGATGAAAACCCAACGGAAAACGTGAAAGTCCTTCTGGATTTAATAGAGAGGTGTGGAAGCAAGGTTATGTACATCGACAACGACGAAAGGAAGGAAAATAAGCAAGTCATGGTTGATGAAATTATTCGCACTATTGACAAGAACAAAGAGTTGCAAGGACAAGAATATTTCACCAATGCCATGTTCAAAGAAATAACAAATTTTGCAGACAGGTACATTGTAGAGAATACTCAAGTGAAACCACGTATgagtaaaaatgaaaatgacatgGTCGAAAtgagaaatacattttttttagatGAACACATATCCGAGAAGGACAATACAAACAAGATAGTTTCGGAGAGCGCACAGAGGGTTTCAAGATTAAAAGAACGATTTGAGTTGGCAAAAACTGAACAAGAAATGTTAAAAATACAACGATTTGAACGACCGAGTGTAAAGCGTGGGGTAAGTGTTCAGGACCTGAAAAAACAATTCGATGTTTCTTTGATGGAACCAAACAGTACACGCATTCAATTTGATAGCGCCAGTGCACatcaatttgaaaatatatgGCAACAAGGACATGTACAACAATATACATTCGGTCGAGGAAGACAACATTATAGAGATTCTCAAAGGATGCATATTTCTGGAAATAAAACTAAACATACacttcaaaataaatttaaaggggagttttatgaaaatcttaataaaaaaatacacgacGGTGTGCGGCATTCTTATGCTAATCGGCAGTCTACGAAAGCTCTTGACGTTGAAGAGGTTGAAGACAATTTTAAATCTGATGAGCTTGAAAGTAACTTTACTGGTGGGTTTGATCCAAATCTGCATACGAAACTACAAGACGGTATTCAACATGCATATATCGAACCGCAATCTGCTATGGCAAGTGACATAGAAACGGAAGACTTTATTGACAATCAAGTACCCGGCAGAAAATACGACACATTTAAGGACAAGATCATCAACGATAAAGGCTTCTTCGAACGTGCTTTTGGCGTTTTTGGACATTGGTTGAACAACTGCtttcaaacattaaaaaactTGTTTTGA
- the LOC127845212 gene encoding GTPase IMAP family member 9-like isoform X2, translating to MIQLHVLNVLRYKFGMSAWHHLKDGEEWLAYQTGDITMLLVGQTGHGKSATGNSILGRNEFVSKRSPGSVTDAIKRAVALRNGRRIEIVDSPGFADTSRGKEFVRNSLLQAVYQTLPGFNAIVFVMYPDRFTDELVRTVNLFFEFFGEGVGTFAFILFTHTKSKASMHEYIRFADENPTENVKVLLDLIERCGSKVMYIDNDERKENKQVMVDEIIRTIDKNKELQGQEYFTNAMFKEITNFADRYIVENTQVKPRMSKNENDMVEMRNTFFLDEHISEKDNTNKIVSESAQRVSRLKERFELAKTEQEMLKIQRFERPSVKRGVSVQDLKKQFDVSLMEPNSTRIQFDSASAHQFENIWQQGHVQQYTFGRGRQHYRDSQRMHISGNKTKHTLQNKFKGEFYENLNKKIHDGVRHSYANRQSTKALDVEEVEDNFKSDELESNFTGGFDPNLHTKLQDGIQHAYIEPQSAMASDIETEDFIDNQVPGRKYDTFKDKIINDKGFFERAFGVFGHWLNNCFQTLKNLF from the exons ATGATACAACTCCACGTTTTAAACGTTTTACGCTACAAGTTTGGCATGTCTGCGTGGCATCATTTAAAG GACGGCGAGGAATGGCTTGCATACCAAACAGGCG ACATCACAATGCTGTTGGTCGGGCAGACTGGACATGGAAAGAGTGCCACCGGAAACAGCATCTTGGGAAGAAACGAATTTGTATCTAAACGCTCACCGGGGTCCGTGACAGATGCCATAAAACGAGCG GTCGCGTTAAGAAATGGGCGTCGAATTGAAATCGTAGATAGCCCTGGCTTTGCTGATACATCAAGAGGAAAAGAGTTTGTACGGAATAGCCTTCTGCAGGCTGTCTACCAAACGCTTCCTGGCTTTAACGCAATTGTATTTGTCATGTATCCAGATAGGTTTACTGATGAACTGGTTAGAACCGTTAATCTGTTCTTTGAGTTCTTTGGCGAAGGTGTTGGGACATTTGCATTCATTCTTTTCACACACACGAAATCAAAGGCCAGCATGCATGAATATATACGTTTCGCTGATGAAAACCCAACGGAAAACGTGAAAGTCCTTCTGGATTTAATAGAGAGGTGTGGAAGCAAGGTTATGTACATCGACAACGACGAAAGGAAGGAAAATAAGCAAGTCATGGTTGATGAAATTATTCGCACTATTGACAAGAACAAAGAGTTGCAAGGACAAGAATATTTCACCAATGCCATGTTCAAAGAAATAACAAATTTTGCAGACAGGTACATTGTAGAGAATACTCAAGTGAAACCACGTATgagtaaaaatgaaaatgacatgGTCGAAAtgagaaatacattttttttagatGAACACATATCCGAGAAGGACAATACAAACAAGATAGTTTCGGAGAGCGCACAGAGGGTTTCAAGATTAAAAGAACGATTTGAGTTGGCAAAAACTGAACAAGAAATGTTAAAAATACAACGATTTGAACGACCGAGTGTAAAGCGTGGGGTAAGTGTTCAGGACCTGAAAAAACAATTCGATGTTTCTTTGATGGAACCAAACAGTACACGCATTCAATTTGATAGCGCCAGTGCACatcaatttgaaaatatatgGCAACAAGGACATGTACAACAATATACATTCGGTCGAGGAAGACAACATTATAGAGATTCTCAAAGGATGCATATTTCTGGAAATAAAACTAAACATACacttcaaaataaatttaaaggggagttttatgaaaatcttaataaaaaaatacacgacGGTGTGCGGCATTCTTATGCTAATCGGCAGTCTACGAAAGCTCTTGACGTTGAAGAGGTTGAAGACAATTTTAAATCTGATGAGCTTGAAAGTAACTTTACTGGTGGGTTTGATCCAAATCTGCATACGAAACTACAAGACGGTATTCAACATGCATATATCGAACCGCAATCTGCTATGGCAAGTGACATAGAAACGGAAGACTTTATTGACAATCAAGTACCCGGCAGAAAATACGACACATTTAAGGACAAGATCATCAACGATAAAGGCTTCTTCGAACGTGCTTTTGGCGTTTTTGGACATTGGTTGAACAACTGCtttcaaacattaaaaaactTGTTTTGA
- the LOC127845212 gene encoding GTPase IMAP family member 9-like isoform X1 has product MIQLHVLNVLRYKFGMSAWHHLKDGEEWLAYQTGEDQCVYLWKTDITMLLVGQTGHGKSATGNSILGRNEFVSKRSPGSVTDAIKRAVALRNGRRIEIVDSPGFADTSRGKEFVRNSLLQAVYQTLPGFNAIVFVMYPDRFTDELVRTVNLFFEFFGEGVGTFAFILFTHTKSKASMHEYIRFADENPTENVKVLLDLIERCGSKVMYIDNDERKENKQVMVDEIIRTIDKNKELQGQEYFTNAMFKEITNFADRYIVENTQVKPRMSKNENDMVEMRNTFFLDEHISEKDNTNKIVSESAQRVSRLKERFELAKTEQEMLKIQRFERPSVKRGVSVQDLKKQFDVSLMEPNSTRIQFDSASAHQFENIWQQGHVQQYTFGRGRQHYRDSQRMHISGNKTKHTLQNKFKGEFYENLNKKIHDGVRHSYANRQSTKALDVEEVEDNFKSDELESNFTGGFDPNLHTKLQDGIQHAYIEPQSAMASDIETEDFIDNQVPGRKYDTFKDKIINDKGFFERAFGVFGHWLNNCFQTLKNLF; this is encoded by the exons ATGATACAACTCCACGTTTTAAACGTTTTACGCTACAAGTTTGGCATGTCTGCGTGGCATCATTTAAAG GACGGCGAGGAATGGCTTGCATACCAAACAGGCG AAGATCAATGCGTATATTTATGGAAGACAGACATCACAATGCTGTTGGTCGGGCAGACTGGACATGGAAAGAGTGCCACCGGAAACAGCATCTTGGGAAGAAACGAATTTGTATCTAAACGCTCACCGGGGTCCGTGACAGATGCCATAAAACGAGCG GTCGCGTTAAGAAATGGGCGTCGAATTGAAATCGTAGATAGCCCTGGCTTTGCTGATACATCAAGAGGAAAAGAGTTTGTACGGAATAGCCTTCTGCAGGCTGTCTACCAAACGCTTCCTGGCTTTAACGCAATTGTATTTGTCATGTATCCAGATAGGTTTACTGATGAACTGGTTAGAACCGTTAATCTGTTCTTTGAGTTCTTTGGCGAAGGTGTTGGGACATTTGCATTCATTCTTTTCACACACACGAAATCAAAGGCCAGCATGCATGAATATATACGTTTCGCTGATGAAAACCCAACGGAAAACGTGAAAGTCCTTCTGGATTTAATAGAGAGGTGTGGAAGCAAGGTTATGTACATCGACAACGACGAAAGGAAGGAAAATAAGCAAGTCATGGTTGATGAAATTATTCGCACTATTGACAAGAACAAAGAGTTGCAAGGACAAGAATATTTCACCAATGCCATGTTCAAAGAAATAACAAATTTTGCAGACAGGTACATTGTAGAGAATACTCAAGTGAAACCACGTATgagtaaaaatgaaaatgacatgGTCGAAAtgagaaatacattttttttagatGAACACATATCCGAGAAGGACAATACAAACAAGATAGTTTCGGAGAGCGCACAGAGGGTTTCAAGATTAAAAGAACGATTTGAGTTGGCAAAAACTGAACAAGAAATGTTAAAAATACAACGATTTGAACGACCGAGTGTAAAGCGTGGGGTAAGTGTTCAGGACCTGAAAAAACAATTCGATGTTTCTTTGATGGAACCAAACAGTACACGCATTCAATTTGATAGCGCCAGTGCACatcaatttgaaaatatatgGCAACAAGGACATGTACAACAATATACATTCGGTCGAGGAAGACAACATTATAGAGATTCTCAAAGGATGCATATTTCTGGAAATAAAACTAAACATACacttcaaaataaatttaaaggggagttttatgaaaatcttaataaaaaaatacacgacGGTGTGCGGCATTCTTATGCTAATCGGCAGTCTACGAAAGCTCTTGACGTTGAAGAGGTTGAAGACAATTTTAAATCTGATGAGCTTGAAAGTAACTTTACTGGTGGGTTTGATCCAAATCTGCATACGAAACTACAAGACGGTATTCAACATGCATATATCGAACCGCAATCTGCTATGGCAAGTGACATAGAAACGGAAGACTTTATTGACAATCAAGTACCCGGCAGAAAATACGACACATTTAAGGACAAGATCATCAACGATAAAGGCTTCTTCGAACGTGCTTTTGGCGTTTTTGGACATTGGTTGAACAACTGCtttcaaacattaaaaaactTGTTTTGA